The proteins below are encoded in one region of Zootoca vivipara chromosome 10, rZooViv1.1, whole genome shotgun sequence:
- the ALG10 gene encoding dol-P-Glc:Glc(2)Man(9)GlcNAc(2)-PP-Dol alpha-1,2-glucosyltransferase isoform X1 has translation MERTEAYYFSAALSCAFLASCLLFSALNRQQRSPYMDEAFHVPQARAYCEGRFQQWDPMITTLPGLYLVSVGIVKPAAWLFGWSGSIVCSTGMLRFINLLFSIGNFYLLYLLFCRMHHKKAASGFQRILSTLTLAAFPTLYFFTFLYYTDTGSTFFILFAYLMCLYGNHKTSALLGFCGFMFRQTNIVWTVFCGGSVVAQKLSEAWKVELSKSKEQKSSPAKGSFSELIRLFRFLQAYLMSLKNLTTLFLLTWPYIMMVLVFFTFVVLNGGIVVGDRSSHEACLHFPQLFYFLSFTLVFSFPHLVTPNKMVNFLRSVQKHFLRYSILTIVSLFLVWKFTFAHKYLLADNRHYTFYMWRKIYQRHELVKYILVPVYIFAGWSFTDALKSKSVFWNLVYFLCLFVVTVPQKLLEFRYFILPYIIYRLNIPVPSISKLSLELAFYILVNVVTFHIFLNKPFQWPNSEEIQRFMW, from the exons ATGGAGCGCACCGAGGCCTACTACTTCTCGGCGGCGCTCAGCTGCGCCTTCCTCGCCTCGTGCCTGCTATTCTCGGCGCTCAACCGGCAGCAACGCTCGCCCTACATGGACGAGGCCTTCCACGTCCCTCAGGCACGCGCCTACTGCGAGGGACGCTTCCAGCAG tggGACCCCATGATTACTACACTTCCTGGTTTATATTTGGTGTCAGTTGGAATTGTGAAACCTGCAGCGTGGCTCTTTGGGTGGTCTGGAAGCATAGTCTGCTCTACAGGAATGCTCAGATTCATCAATCTTCTGTTCAGCATTGGGAACTTCTATTTACTATATTTGCTTTTTTGCAGGATGCACCATAAAAAG GCTGCCTCTGGATTCCAGAGAATTCTGTCAACCTTGACGCTCGCAGCATTTCCAactctttatttttttacattcctTTACTATACCGACACAGGCTCAACCTTTTTTATCCTCTTTGCTTATTTAATGTGCCTCTACGGCAATCATAAAACGTCAGCCCTGCTTGGGTTCTGCGGCTTCATGTTTCGTCAGACCAACATTGTATGGACTGTGTTCTGCGGAGGAAGTGTCGTTGCACAAAAACTAAGCGAGGCCTGGAAGGTAGAACTGTCGAAAAGCAAAGAGCAGAAGAGCTCGCCTGCAAAGGGATCCTTTTCGGAACTCATCAGACTCTTCAGGTTTCTCCAGGCCTACCTCATGTCACTTAAAAACCTAACCACACTTTTTCTCTTGACATGGCCATACATCATGATGGTGCTGGTTTTCTTCACTTTTGTGGTCCTCAATGGTGGCATTGTTGTTGGCGACAGGAGCAGCCATGAAGCCTGTCTGCATTTCCCCCAACTTTTCTACTTCCTTTCTTTTACTCTCGTTTTTTCCTTTCCTCACCTAGTAACCCCTAACAAAATGGTCAATTTTCTCCGTTCCGTGCAGAAGCATTTTTTGCGATACAGCATCCTCACCATAGTCTCTCTATTCCTCGTCTGGAAGTTTACGTTTGCTCACAAATACTTGCTTGCAGACAACAGGCATTACACATTTTACATGTGGAGAAAGATCTATCAAAGACACGAACTGGTGAAGTACATATTAGTTCCAGTCTATATATTTGCTGGCTGGAGTTTCACGGATGCCCTGAAATCAAAATCTGTTTTCTGGAACTTGGtatattttttatgtttgtttgttgtcaCAGTTCCCCAGAAGCTATTAGAGTTCCGTTACTTCATTTTGCCATATATCATATACAGGCTGAATATTCCTGTGCCATCAATTTCTAAACTTTCCCTGGAATTGGCTTTTTATATTTTGGTGAACGTGGTGACTTTCCATATCTTTTTGAACAAACCTTTTCAATGGCCGAACAGCGAGGAAATCCAAAGGTTTATGTGGTAA
- the ALG10 gene encoding dol-P-Glc:Glc(2)Man(9)GlcNAc(2)-PP-Dol alpha-1,2-glucosyltransferase isoform X2, which translates to MHLKMWDPMITTLPGLYLVSVGIVKPAAWLFGWSGSIVCSTGMLRFINLLFSIGNFYLLYLLFCRMHHKKAASGFQRILSTLTLAAFPTLYFFTFLYYTDTGSTFFILFAYLMCLYGNHKTSALLGFCGFMFRQTNIVWTVFCGGSVVAQKLSEAWKVELSKSKEQKSSPAKGSFSELIRLFRFLQAYLMSLKNLTTLFLLTWPYIMMVLVFFTFVVLNGGIVVGDRSSHEACLHFPQLFYFLSFTLVFSFPHLVTPNKMVNFLRSVQKHFLRYSILTIVSLFLVWKFTFAHKYLLADNRHYTFYMWRKIYQRHELVKYILVPVYIFAGWSFTDALKSKSVFWNLVYFLCLFVVTVPQKLLEFRYFILPYIIYRLNIPVPSISKLSLELAFYILVNVVTFHIFLNKPFQWPNSEEIQRFMW; encoded by the exons atgcaCTTAAAAATG tggGACCCCATGATTACTACACTTCCTGGTTTATATTTGGTGTCAGTTGGAATTGTGAAACCTGCAGCGTGGCTCTTTGGGTGGTCTGGAAGCATAGTCTGCTCTACAGGAATGCTCAGATTCATCAATCTTCTGTTCAGCATTGGGAACTTCTATTTACTATATTTGCTTTTTTGCAGGATGCACCATAAAAAG GCTGCCTCTGGATTCCAGAGAATTCTGTCAACCTTGACGCTCGCAGCATTTCCAactctttatttttttacattcctTTACTATACCGACACAGGCTCAACCTTTTTTATCCTCTTTGCTTATTTAATGTGCCTCTACGGCAATCATAAAACGTCAGCCCTGCTTGGGTTCTGCGGCTTCATGTTTCGTCAGACCAACATTGTATGGACTGTGTTCTGCGGAGGAAGTGTCGTTGCACAAAAACTAAGCGAGGCCTGGAAGGTAGAACTGTCGAAAAGCAAAGAGCAGAAGAGCTCGCCTGCAAAGGGATCCTTTTCGGAACTCATCAGACTCTTCAGGTTTCTCCAGGCCTACCTCATGTCACTTAAAAACCTAACCACACTTTTTCTCTTGACATGGCCATACATCATGATGGTGCTGGTTTTCTTCACTTTTGTGGTCCTCAATGGTGGCATTGTTGTTGGCGACAGGAGCAGCCATGAAGCCTGTCTGCATTTCCCCCAACTTTTCTACTTCCTTTCTTTTACTCTCGTTTTTTCCTTTCCTCACCTAGTAACCCCTAACAAAATGGTCAATTTTCTCCGTTCCGTGCAGAAGCATTTTTTGCGATACAGCATCCTCACCATAGTCTCTCTATTCCTCGTCTGGAAGTTTACGTTTGCTCACAAATACTTGCTTGCAGACAACAGGCATTACACATTTTACATGTGGAGAAAGATCTATCAAAGACACGAACTGGTGAAGTACATATTAGTTCCAGTCTATATATTTGCTGGCTGGAGTTTCACGGATGCCCTGAAATCAAAATCTGTTTTCTGGAACTTGGtatattttttatgtttgtttgttgtcaCAGTTCCCCAGAAGCTATTAGAGTTCCGTTACTTCATTTTGCCATATATCATATACAGGCTGAATATTCCTGTGCCATCAATTTCTAAACTTTCCCTGGAATTGGCTTTTTATATTTTGGTGAACGTGGTGACTTTCCATATCTTTTTGAACAAACCTTTTCAATGGCCGAACAGCGAGGAAATCCAAAGGTTTATGTGGTAA